A single Mytilus trossulus isolate FHL-02 chromosome 12, PNRI_Mtr1.1.1.hap1, whole genome shotgun sequence DNA region contains:
- the LOC134692389 gene encoding protein NYNRIN-like translates to MERVHMDILGPLPVTKTESKYLLMVIDQYTKWLECFPIATQTAEVVARTLVDHFFSRFGCPIELHTDQGKNMDGNLVRQLCELLQIAKTRTTPYHPSSNGQVERYNRTILQTIRCFIKSKQHNWDLFLQQLVGAVRATRKSQTGFSANMMTLGREVFQPIDVILGTSNWNADRKEVPQYIKDLVENLNRVHDIARDNFKASQERQKGIYDLKYNQNKYNVGDVVYKLYQARWDSLPN, encoded by the coding sequence ATGGAACGAGTACACATGGACATCTTAGGGCCTCTTCCTGTTACGAAAACGGAAAGTAAATATTTGCTTATGGTAATTGATCAGTATACAAAGTGGTTAGAATGCTTCCCAATTGCAACACAGACAGCTGAAGTTGTGGCAAGAACCCTGGTGGATCATTTCTTTTCTAGATTTGGCTGTCCGATTGAACTCCACACAGACCAAGGAAAAAACATGGATGGAAACTTAGTAAGACAACTCTGTGAACTACTACAAATAGCCAAGACTAGAACCACACCATATCATCCGTCATCTAATGGACAAGTGGAACGGTATAACAGGACAATACTACAGACAATAAGATGTTTCATCAAAAGTAAACAACACAACTgggatttatttttacaacaacTAGTTGGAGCTGTCCGAGCAACACGCAAATCGCAAACAGGATTCTCTGCTAACATGATGACGCTGGGAAGAGAAGTTTTTCAACCAATTGATGTAATTTTAGGCACTTCAAACTGGAATGCTGACAGAAAAGAAGTTCCACAATATATTAAGGATCTAGTGGAGAATTTAAACAGGGTGCATGACATCGCCAGAGATAATTTCAAGGCTTCACAGGAacgacaaaaaggcatatatgATTTGAAATATAACCAGAATAAGTATAATGTTGGAGATGTCGTTTATAAACTGTATCAAGCTAGGTGGGACAGTCTGCCAAATTGA